The Oscillatoria sp. FACHB-1407 genome window below encodes:
- a CDS encoding GOLPH3/VPS74 family protein has protein sequence MQYLSQDLILLALNPQTGKTRFSWYSALDYGLVGSLLLDLVLQGKLEIDNDNRVIGATAGNTGNEFLDQRLSEVLASSRPRTARFWVTRWRRRYLGIQTIVLQNLVDLGVLERQEQRILGLFPTQRYFLTDESIQREIVQQVRAAVLEGIGLDSRMAALISLMQASHLTDAVFRPEERPEARSRIKAIAREELVGQAVSKAIFTIQAATLVGAINVR, from the coding sequence ATGCAATATCTTTCACAGGACTTAATTCTTCTTGCACTCAATCCTCAAACTGGAAAAACTCGCTTCTCTTGGTACTCTGCGCTCGACTATGGCTTGGTCGGTTCTTTATTACTAGACTTAGTACTGCAAGGCAAACTTGAGATCGACAACGACAATCGTGTGATCGGTGCGACCGCAGGCAACACAGGCAATGAATTCTTAGATCAACGCCTCAGTGAGGTTCTAGCATCGTCTCGTCCTCGAACTGCAAGGTTCTGGGTGACTCGCTGGAGACGAAGATACCTGGGCATTCAAACGATTGTGTTGCAGAACTTAGTTGATTTAGGTGTTTTAGAACGACAAGAGCAACGCATTCTTGGACTGTTCCCAACGCAGCGATATTTTCTAACCGATGAATCTATTCAACGTGAGATTGTCCAGCAAGTTCGTGCAGCCGTGTTAGAAGGGATTGGACTGGATTCTCGGATGGCAGCATTGATTAGTTTGATGCAAGCCTCTCACCTGACCGATGCGGTGTTCAGACCTGAAGAACGACCTGAAGCGAGATCGCGAATTAAGGCGATCGCAAGAGAGGAGTTGGTCGGTCAAGCCGTTTCAAAGGCAATTTTCACCATTCAAGCAGCCACGCTTGTGGGTGCAATCAATGTCAGATGA